One genomic region from Nymphaea colorata isolate Beijing-Zhang1983 chromosome 10, ASM883128v2, whole genome shotgun sequence encodes:
- the LOC116262115 gene encoding uncharacterized protein LOC116262115 isoform X3, whose translation MPSWARCFGLSTYGYILLVFFLSSLLGVVLSAAYTVKNHVPPSSSKVEDAHEFTRFESHSEKDVGLRHIVLGDVSSNHVHSNLQEGCGSNNFCRNLEQFCFQSTLPTSSIGRGNHEVAFSSQASQLQNSNLLMFGGSHLPGENNLSMNFDHFSYKLLNGRGISCSVSSMLKQHDIENGNSFVISTSGSPCDGYCGDTFNRTSSKSVVDGLDRAELNAPVSVHAAGVVVSPPSLDWGLNYLLTPSHSYLTVTNTHNDSAIYIHEPFSTDPQFYAYGFEERMLTPGQSISITFVFLPRLLGFSSAKLILQTSAGGFIVHAKGKAIESPYRVRPLVFQNVLAGRSSRKLSLYNPFDVDLYVGELTAWFSVTIGNVTHSAHAACQKIEDDENCGSYLNDQDWIIVRSFSPPGLPILQVRPSGIWEIGPGKSESIIEFNPLLPAEGGIFGAICVSLWNLSHDQVQKIIVPFEAETSGRVFYTDCLGSLCVSLESLVLHGNEEPRVFSVSLKNDASHLLKVTKIREVTEGQKHFYIKYAQGLVLFSQTVTRIANVIYSLHTSPENAADEISMIGSNCKLLIVTNASVNPEIEIPCKAIFEAFSIHQIETTASAFDNFHSIINCGNSGFAGSRAQTFSNLIHSQSLIKGSDIAKADECILNNWISQRTAIGMSVLGDTEILFPIVHVGAHCSKWITVKNPSQKPVVMQLVLNSGVIIDQCTGIDDLLQHALASSSTKYEASTKSDGFFISEVGISEAYVYPNESALLGPISFRPSNHCVWRSSVLIRNNLTGTEWLPLHGSGGLASLVLLEGSKPVQSLEFDFGYPLSLNVSPSEKLLDMKSTSATCARPLLKVLYAKNAGDMPLEVTRIDISGTGCGSDGFTVDTCEGFTLQPGETMRLLVSYQTDFSASVVHRDLELAYSTGVLVIPMRATFPAYMLSLCRRSFFWMLLQKVSLVVLVAASATFLVFFRIVPQATTSEGDECLGKYAKRAISSLTKIGKAADSHQGQRSFRLTNPPASTIEFDHHDDTYKSQESETVSFQNVRWIQDNIVSSFSLPSYCDNDNNTRSSSSNSTSKSKCIVESSGLAESSPKGNLTVKTETGRGKRRKRRGAALAGKQEVSSSQSGNSTPSSPVSPLAPFTSSCPGSPLIKGSSSLDVRAAEMPAYALTETSLADSGNIEPKPDKFCGQTVLPSKQITENTSPELPCLSMSRKKSGRPVLLPSATFPTSGKHDERRACNPSTFSSSPSSPCLSQPSGVAPHARAPGSRLGKERINKQENENDGLAVNEGLVYDIWGNHFPEFQLMDSPGICSSKTFDISPDSQSFFAQTPQSHLQKFPY comes from the exons ATGCCTTCTTG GGCACGATGCTTTGGGCTATCCACATATGGTTATATactccttgttttctttttatccaGTCTTCTAGGTGTGGTTTTGAGTGCAGCTTACACAGTGAAGAACCACGTACCTCCAAGTTCCAGTAAGGTAGAGGATGCCCATGAGTTTACTAGGTTTGAATCTCATAGTGAAAAAGATGTGGGTCTTAGGCACATAGTTTTAGGTGATGTTAGCTCCAACCATGTCCACAGTAATTTGCAGGAAGGTTGTGGTTCCAATAATTTCTGTAGGAACTTGGAGCAATTTTGTTTTCAGTCTACACTGCCTACATCTTCCATTGGGAGAGGAAATCATGAGGTTGCTTTTTCATCACAAGCATCTCAACTTCAGAATAGCAATTTGTTGATGTTTGGCGGATCTCACTTGCCTGGAGAGAATAACTTAAGCATGAACTTCGACCATTTTTCTTACAAGCTATTAAATGGTCGGGGAATTTCTTGTTCTGTGAGTTCGATGCTTAAGCAGCATGATATTGAAAATGGCAATTCATTTGTGATTTCCACCTCAGGCAGTCCTTGTGATGGTTATTGTGGAGATACATTTAATAGAACAAGCTCTAAGTCAGTTGTTGATGGTCTTGACAGGGCTGAACTCAATGCTCCTGTGAGTGTTCATGCAGCAGGTGTAGTGGTTAGTCCACCTTCTTTGGATTGGGGCCTTAACTATCTGCTCACCCCTTCCCATTCTTACTTAACTGTGACCAATACACATAATGACAGTGCAATATATATTCATGAACCATTCTCTACTGATCCACAATTCTATGCATATGGCTTTGAAGAAAGGATGTTGACACCTGGGCAGTCTATTTCAATCACTTTCGTTTTTTTGCCTAGGTTGCTAGGTTTTTCATCAGCTAAATTGATCTTGCAAACTAGTGCTGGAGGCTTCATTGTCCATGCTAAAGGCAAAGCCATAGAATCCCCTTACAGAGTACGTCCTTTGGTGTTTCAAAATGTCCTTGCAGGGAGGAGCTCCCGTAAGTTGTCATTATACAATCCATTTGATGTTGACCTTTATGTTGGAGAGTTAACTGCATGGTTTTCGGTCACTATTGGGAATGTGACACATTCTGCACATGCTGCTTGCCAGAAAATTGAAGACGATGAAAATTGTGGCTCATATTTGAATGATCAGGATTGGATAATTGTCAGGTCTTTTTCTCCACCCGGTTTACCAATCCTACAGGTAAGGCCATCTGGCATCTGGGAAATAGGCCCTGGGAAAAGTGAAAGCATTATTGAATTTAATCCTTTGTTGCCCGCAGAAGGGGGGATTTTTGGGGCTATCTGTGTAAGTCTATGGAATTTGTCACATGATCAGGTTCAGAAAATTATTGTTCCTTTTGAGGCAGAGACGTCTGGTAGAGTCTTCTATACTGATTGTTTAGGTTCTTTGTGTGTATCACTAGAGTCCCTTGTGCTTCACGGTAATGAGGAACCAAGAGTTTTTTCTGTTTCACTGAAAAATGATGCTTCACATTTGCTAAAGGTGACCAAAATTAGGGAGGTTACTGAAGGTCAAAAGCATTTTTACATCAAGTATGCACAAGGATTGGTACTTTTCTCTCAGACTGTTACAcgaattgcaaatgtcatttataGTCTACACACTTCACCGGAGAATGCTGCAGATGAAATCTCAATGATTGGATCCAACTGCAAGCTGCTTATAGTGACAAATGCTTCTGTTAACCCAGAGATTGAGATCCCCTGCAAAGCTATATTTGAAGCATTCTCTATACATCAGATTGAGACAACTGCCAGTGCCTTTGATAATTTCCACAGTATAATCAATTGTGGCAATTCAGGCTTTGCTGGTTCAAGAGCTCAGACTTTCAGCAACTTGATTCATTCACAATCATTAATAAAG GGCTCAGATATTGCAAAAGCAGATGAATGTATTTTAAACAACTGGATATCACAAAGAACAGCAATAGGCATGTCTGTCCTCGGGGATACtgaaattttgtttccaatTGTCCATGTGGGAGCACACTGTTCAAAATGGATCACTGTGAAAAATCCAAGTCAAAAGCCTGTTGTTATGCAGCTTGTGTTGAACTCAGGAGTAATCATTGATCAGTGCACAGGCATTGATGACCTATTACAACATGCCTTGGCAAGTAGTTCAACCAAATATGAAGCTTCAACAAAAAGTGATGGTTTTTTCATATCTGAGGTTGGGATAAGTGAAGCATATGTTTATCCTAATGAAAGTGCACTTCTTGGGCCTATTTCATTTCGACCATCAAACCATTGTGTCTGGAGAAGCTCTGTGCTGATTAGAAACAACCTCACGGGGACTGAATGGCTTCCATTACATGGTTCTGGAGGGTTAGCTTCCCTTGTATTGCTTGAAGGATCAAAACCTGTTCAGAGCCTGGAGTTTGACTTTGGGTATCCTCTTTCTCTTAATGTGTCACCTTCTGAAAAATTGCTTGACATGAAATCCACCAGTGCCACTTGTGCAAGGCCACTTCTGAAGGTAttatatgcaaaaaatgcaGGAGATATGCCACTGGAAGTTACACGGATTGATATTTCAGGAACTGGCTGTGGATCAGATGGATTTACAGTAGACACATGTGAGGGTTTCACTCTTCAGCCTGGCGAAACAATGAGGCTTCTTGTTTCATATCAGACAGACTTTTCTGCATCAGTGGTTCACAGGGACCTTGAACTTGCTTATTCAACTGGAGTCCTTGTGATCCCCATGAGAGCAACCTTTCCTGCTTATATGCTTAGCCTTTGTAGAAGATCGTTCTTCTGGATGCTTTTGCAAAAGGTGTCTCTTGTGGTTCTGGTTGCAGCCTCCGCAACCTTCTTGGTCTTCTTCCGCATCGTTCCACAAGCTACTACCTCAGAAGGGGATGAATGCTTGGGCAAGTATGCAAAACGGGCTATTTCTTCACTTACCAAGATTGGTAAAGCTGCTGATTCACATCAGGGTCAGAGGAGTTTCag GTTAACCAACCCACCTGCTTCAACTATAGAGTTTGACCATCACGACGACACATATAAAAGCCAAGAGTCTGAAACTGTATCCTTTCAAAATGTGAGATGGATACAGGATAACATTGTGAGCTCTTTTTCATTACCGTCCTACTGTGATAATGACAATAATACTCGGTCATCCTCATCGAATTCAACAAGCAAATCAAAATGCATAGTGGAGAGCTCAGGGTTAGCTGAATCATCACCCAAGGGTAACCTTACAGTTAAGACAGAGACAGGAAGAGGCAAgcgaaggaaaagaagaggcGCTGCACTAGCAGGAAAACAGGAGGTTTCTAGTAGCCAGAGTGGCAACTCCACTCCATCTTCACCGGTGTCTCCACTTGCACCTTTTACATCATCTTGTCCAGGTAGCCCGCTTATTAAAGGGTCATCTAGCCTTGATGTGCGTGCAGCTGAGATGCCTGCTTATGCTCTCACCGAGACATCACTCGCAGATTCTGGTAACATAGAACCAAAGCCAGACAAGTTTTGTGGACAGACTGTGTTACCATCCAAGCAAATCACAGAAAATACCAGTCCTGAGCTGCCTTGCTTGAGTA
- the LOC116262115 gene encoding uncharacterized protein LOC116262115 isoform X2, translating to MFCSIKIRARCFGLSTYGYILLVFFLSSLLGVVLSAAYTVKNHVPPSSSKVEDAHEFTRFESHSEKDVGLRHIVLGDVSSNHVHSNLQEGCGSNNFCRNLEQFCFQSTLPTSSIGRGNHEVAFSSQASQLQNSNLLMFGGSHLPGENNLSMNFDHFSYKLLNGRGISCSVSSMLKQHDIENGNSFVISTSGSPCDGYCGDTFNRTSSKSVVDGLDRAELNAPVSVHAAGVVVSPPSLDWGLNYLLTPSHSYLTVTNTHNDSAIYIHEPFSTDPQFYAYGFEERMLTPGQSISITFVFLPRLLGFSSAKLILQTSAGGFIVHAKGKAIESPYRVRPLVFQNVLAGRSSRKLSLYNPFDVDLYVGELTAWFSVTIGNVTHSAHAACQKIEDDENCGSYLNDQDWIIVRSFSPPGLPILQVRPSGIWEIGPGKSESIIEFNPLLPAEGGIFGAICVSLWNLSHDQVQKIIVPFEAETSGRVFYTDCLGSLCVSLESLVLHGNEEPRVFSVSLKNDASHLLKVTKIREVTEGQKHFYIKYAQGLVLFSQTVTRIANVIYSLHTSPENAADEISMIGSNCKLLIVTNASVNPEIEIPCKAIFEAFSIHQIETTASAFDNFHSIINCGNSGFAGSRAQTFSNLIHSQSLIKGSDIAKADECILNNWISQRTAIGMSVLGDTEILFPIVHVGAHCSKWITVKNPSQKPVVMQLVLNSGVIIDQCTGIDDLLQHALASSSTKYEASTKSDGFFISEVGISEAYVYPNESALLGPISFRPSNHCVWRSSVLIRNNLTGTEWLPLHGSGGLASLVLLEGSKPVQSLEFDFGYPLSLNVSPSEKLLDMKSTSATCARPLLKVLYAKNAGDMPLEVTRIDISGTGCGSDGFTVDTCEGFTLQPGETMRLLVSYQTDFSASVVHRDLELAYSTGVLVIPMRATFPAYMLSLCRRSFFWMLLQKVSLVVLVAASATFLVFFRIVPQATTSEGDECLGKYAKRAISSLTKIGKAADSHQGQRSFRLTNPPASTIEFDHHDDTYKSQESETVSFQNVRWIQDNIVSSFSLPSYCDNDNNTRSSSSNSTSKSKCIVESSGLAESSPKGNLTVKTETGRGKRRKRRGAALAGKQEVSSSQSGNSTPSSPVSPLAPFTSSCPGSPLIKGSSSLDVRAAEMPAYALTETSLADSGNIEPKPDKFCGQTVLPSKQITENTSPELPCLSMSRKKSGRPVLLPSATFPTSGKHDERRACNPSTFSSSPSSPCLSQPSGVAPHARAPGSRLGKERINKQENENDGLAVNEGLVYDIWGNHFPEFQLMDSPGICSSKTFDISPDSQSFFAQTPQSHLQKFPY from the exons ATGTTCTGCTCCATAAAAATACG GGCACGATGCTTTGGGCTATCCACATATGGTTATATactccttgttttctttttatccaGTCTTCTAGGTGTGGTTTTGAGTGCAGCTTACACAGTGAAGAACCACGTACCTCCAAGTTCCAGTAAGGTAGAGGATGCCCATGAGTTTACTAGGTTTGAATCTCATAGTGAAAAAGATGTGGGTCTTAGGCACATAGTTTTAGGTGATGTTAGCTCCAACCATGTCCACAGTAATTTGCAGGAAGGTTGTGGTTCCAATAATTTCTGTAGGAACTTGGAGCAATTTTGTTTTCAGTCTACACTGCCTACATCTTCCATTGGGAGAGGAAATCATGAGGTTGCTTTTTCATCACAAGCATCTCAACTTCAGAATAGCAATTTGTTGATGTTTGGCGGATCTCACTTGCCTGGAGAGAATAACTTAAGCATGAACTTCGACCATTTTTCTTACAAGCTATTAAATGGTCGGGGAATTTCTTGTTCTGTGAGTTCGATGCTTAAGCAGCATGATATTGAAAATGGCAATTCATTTGTGATTTCCACCTCAGGCAGTCCTTGTGATGGTTATTGTGGAGATACATTTAATAGAACAAGCTCTAAGTCAGTTGTTGATGGTCTTGACAGGGCTGAACTCAATGCTCCTGTGAGTGTTCATGCAGCAGGTGTAGTGGTTAGTCCACCTTCTTTGGATTGGGGCCTTAACTATCTGCTCACCCCTTCCCATTCTTACTTAACTGTGACCAATACACATAATGACAGTGCAATATATATTCATGAACCATTCTCTACTGATCCACAATTCTATGCATATGGCTTTGAAGAAAGGATGTTGACACCTGGGCAGTCTATTTCAATCACTTTCGTTTTTTTGCCTAGGTTGCTAGGTTTTTCATCAGCTAAATTGATCTTGCAAACTAGTGCTGGAGGCTTCATTGTCCATGCTAAAGGCAAAGCCATAGAATCCCCTTACAGAGTACGTCCTTTGGTGTTTCAAAATGTCCTTGCAGGGAGGAGCTCCCGTAAGTTGTCATTATACAATCCATTTGATGTTGACCTTTATGTTGGAGAGTTAACTGCATGGTTTTCGGTCACTATTGGGAATGTGACACATTCTGCACATGCTGCTTGCCAGAAAATTGAAGACGATGAAAATTGTGGCTCATATTTGAATGATCAGGATTGGATAATTGTCAGGTCTTTTTCTCCACCCGGTTTACCAATCCTACAGGTAAGGCCATCTGGCATCTGGGAAATAGGCCCTGGGAAAAGTGAAAGCATTATTGAATTTAATCCTTTGTTGCCCGCAGAAGGGGGGATTTTTGGGGCTATCTGTGTAAGTCTATGGAATTTGTCACATGATCAGGTTCAGAAAATTATTGTTCCTTTTGAGGCAGAGACGTCTGGTAGAGTCTTCTATACTGATTGTTTAGGTTCTTTGTGTGTATCACTAGAGTCCCTTGTGCTTCACGGTAATGAGGAACCAAGAGTTTTTTCTGTTTCACTGAAAAATGATGCTTCACATTTGCTAAAGGTGACCAAAATTAGGGAGGTTACTGAAGGTCAAAAGCATTTTTACATCAAGTATGCACAAGGATTGGTACTTTTCTCTCAGACTGTTACAcgaattgcaaatgtcatttataGTCTACACACTTCACCGGAGAATGCTGCAGATGAAATCTCAATGATTGGATCCAACTGCAAGCTGCTTATAGTGACAAATGCTTCTGTTAACCCAGAGATTGAGATCCCCTGCAAAGCTATATTTGAAGCATTCTCTATACATCAGATTGAGACAACTGCCAGTGCCTTTGATAATTTCCACAGTATAATCAATTGTGGCAATTCAGGCTTTGCTGGTTCAAGAGCTCAGACTTTCAGCAACTTGATTCATTCACAATCATTAATAAAG GGCTCAGATATTGCAAAAGCAGATGAATGTATTTTAAACAACTGGATATCACAAAGAACAGCAATAGGCATGTCTGTCCTCGGGGATACtgaaattttgtttccaatTGTCCATGTGGGAGCACACTGTTCAAAATGGATCACTGTGAAAAATCCAAGTCAAAAGCCTGTTGTTATGCAGCTTGTGTTGAACTCAGGAGTAATCATTGATCAGTGCACAGGCATTGATGACCTATTACAACATGCCTTGGCAAGTAGTTCAACCAAATATGAAGCTTCAACAAAAAGTGATGGTTTTTTCATATCTGAGGTTGGGATAAGTGAAGCATATGTTTATCCTAATGAAAGTGCACTTCTTGGGCCTATTTCATTTCGACCATCAAACCATTGTGTCTGGAGAAGCTCTGTGCTGATTAGAAACAACCTCACGGGGACTGAATGGCTTCCATTACATGGTTCTGGAGGGTTAGCTTCCCTTGTATTGCTTGAAGGATCAAAACCTGTTCAGAGCCTGGAGTTTGACTTTGGGTATCCTCTTTCTCTTAATGTGTCACCTTCTGAAAAATTGCTTGACATGAAATCCACCAGTGCCACTTGTGCAAGGCCACTTCTGAAGGTAttatatgcaaaaaatgcaGGAGATATGCCACTGGAAGTTACACGGATTGATATTTCAGGAACTGGCTGTGGATCAGATGGATTTACAGTAGACACATGTGAGGGTTTCACTCTTCAGCCTGGCGAAACAATGAGGCTTCTTGTTTCATATCAGACAGACTTTTCTGCATCAGTGGTTCACAGGGACCTTGAACTTGCTTATTCAACTGGAGTCCTTGTGATCCCCATGAGAGCAACCTTTCCTGCTTATATGCTTAGCCTTTGTAGAAGATCGTTCTTCTGGATGCTTTTGCAAAAGGTGTCTCTTGTGGTTCTGGTTGCAGCCTCCGCAACCTTCTTGGTCTTCTTCCGCATCGTTCCACAAGCTACTACCTCAGAAGGGGATGAATGCTTGGGCAAGTATGCAAAACGGGCTATTTCTTCACTTACCAAGATTGGTAAAGCTGCTGATTCACATCAGGGTCAGAGGAGTTTCag GTTAACCAACCCACCTGCTTCAACTATAGAGTTTGACCATCACGACGACACATATAAAAGCCAAGAGTCTGAAACTGTATCCTTTCAAAATGTGAGATGGATACAGGATAACATTGTGAGCTCTTTTTCATTACCGTCCTACTGTGATAATGACAATAATACTCGGTCATCCTCATCGAATTCAACAAGCAAATCAAAATGCATAGTGGAGAGCTCAGGGTTAGCTGAATCATCACCCAAGGGTAACCTTACAGTTAAGACAGAGACAGGAAGAGGCAAgcgaaggaaaagaagaggcGCTGCACTAGCAGGAAAACAGGAGGTTTCTAGTAGCCAGAGTGGCAACTCCACTCCATCTTCACCGGTGTCTCCACTTGCACCTTTTACATCATCTTGTCCAGGTAGCCCGCTTATTAAAGGGTCATCTAGCCTTGATGTGCGTGCAGCTGAGATGCCTGCTTATGCTCTCACCGAGACATCACTCGCAGATTCTGGTAACATAGAACCAAAGCCAGACAAGTTTTGTGGACAGACTGTGTTACCATCCAAGCAAATCACAGAAAATACCAGTCCTGAGCTGCCTTGCTTGAGTA
- the LOC116262115 gene encoding uncharacterized protein LOC116262115 isoform X1, with protein sequence MGTHTFPSEMARCFGLSTYGYILLVFFLSSLLGVVLSAAYTVKNHVPPSSSKVEDAHEFTRFESHSEKDVGLRHIVLGDVSSNHVHSNLQEGCGSNNFCRNLEQFCFQSTLPTSSIGRGNHEVAFSSQASQLQNSNLLMFGGSHLPGENNLSMNFDHFSYKLLNGRGISCSVSSMLKQHDIENGNSFVISTSGSPCDGYCGDTFNRTSSKSVVDGLDRAELNAPVSVHAAGVVVSPPSLDWGLNYLLTPSHSYLTVTNTHNDSAIYIHEPFSTDPQFYAYGFEERMLTPGQSISITFVFLPRLLGFSSAKLILQTSAGGFIVHAKGKAIESPYRVRPLVFQNVLAGRSSRKLSLYNPFDVDLYVGELTAWFSVTIGNVTHSAHAACQKIEDDENCGSYLNDQDWIIVRSFSPPGLPILQVRPSGIWEIGPGKSESIIEFNPLLPAEGGIFGAICVSLWNLSHDQVQKIIVPFEAETSGRVFYTDCLGSLCVSLESLVLHGNEEPRVFSVSLKNDASHLLKVTKIREVTEGQKHFYIKYAQGLVLFSQTVTRIANVIYSLHTSPENAADEISMIGSNCKLLIVTNASVNPEIEIPCKAIFEAFSIHQIETTASAFDNFHSIINCGNSGFAGSRAQTFSNLIHSQSLIKGSDIAKADECILNNWISQRTAIGMSVLGDTEILFPIVHVGAHCSKWITVKNPSQKPVVMQLVLNSGVIIDQCTGIDDLLQHALASSSTKYEASTKSDGFFISEVGISEAYVYPNESALLGPISFRPSNHCVWRSSVLIRNNLTGTEWLPLHGSGGLASLVLLEGSKPVQSLEFDFGYPLSLNVSPSEKLLDMKSTSATCARPLLKVLYAKNAGDMPLEVTRIDISGTGCGSDGFTVDTCEGFTLQPGETMRLLVSYQTDFSASVVHRDLELAYSTGVLVIPMRATFPAYMLSLCRRSFFWMLLQKVSLVVLVAASATFLVFFRIVPQATTSEGDECLGKYAKRAISSLTKIGKAADSHQGQRSFRLTNPPASTIEFDHHDDTYKSQESETVSFQNVRWIQDNIVSSFSLPSYCDNDNNTRSSSSNSTSKSKCIVESSGLAESSPKGNLTVKTETGRGKRRKRRGAALAGKQEVSSSQSGNSTPSSPVSPLAPFTSSCPGSPLIKGSSSLDVRAAEMPAYALTETSLADSGNIEPKPDKFCGQTVLPSKQITENTSPELPCLSMSRKKSGRPVLLPSATFPTSGKHDERRACNPSTFSSSPSSPCLSQPSGVAPHARAPGSRLGKERINKQENENDGLAVNEGLVYDIWGNHFPEFQLMDSPGICSSKTFDISPDSQSFFAQTPQSHLQKFPY encoded by the exons ATGGGAACCCATACTTTTCCTTCGGAAAT GGCACGATGCTTTGGGCTATCCACATATGGTTATATactccttgttttctttttatccaGTCTTCTAGGTGTGGTTTTGAGTGCAGCTTACACAGTGAAGAACCACGTACCTCCAAGTTCCAGTAAGGTAGAGGATGCCCATGAGTTTACTAGGTTTGAATCTCATAGTGAAAAAGATGTGGGTCTTAGGCACATAGTTTTAGGTGATGTTAGCTCCAACCATGTCCACAGTAATTTGCAGGAAGGTTGTGGTTCCAATAATTTCTGTAGGAACTTGGAGCAATTTTGTTTTCAGTCTACACTGCCTACATCTTCCATTGGGAGAGGAAATCATGAGGTTGCTTTTTCATCACAAGCATCTCAACTTCAGAATAGCAATTTGTTGATGTTTGGCGGATCTCACTTGCCTGGAGAGAATAACTTAAGCATGAACTTCGACCATTTTTCTTACAAGCTATTAAATGGTCGGGGAATTTCTTGTTCTGTGAGTTCGATGCTTAAGCAGCATGATATTGAAAATGGCAATTCATTTGTGATTTCCACCTCAGGCAGTCCTTGTGATGGTTATTGTGGAGATACATTTAATAGAACAAGCTCTAAGTCAGTTGTTGATGGTCTTGACAGGGCTGAACTCAATGCTCCTGTGAGTGTTCATGCAGCAGGTGTAGTGGTTAGTCCACCTTCTTTGGATTGGGGCCTTAACTATCTGCTCACCCCTTCCCATTCTTACTTAACTGTGACCAATACACATAATGACAGTGCAATATATATTCATGAACCATTCTCTACTGATCCACAATTCTATGCATATGGCTTTGAAGAAAGGATGTTGACACCTGGGCAGTCTATTTCAATCACTTTCGTTTTTTTGCCTAGGTTGCTAGGTTTTTCATCAGCTAAATTGATCTTGCAAACTAGTGCTGGAGGCTTCATTGTCCATGCTAAAGGCAAAGCCATAGAATCCCCTTACAGAGTACGTCCTTTGGTGTTTCAAAATGTCCTTGCAGGGAGGAGCTCCCGTAAGTTGTCATTATACAATCCATTTGATGTTGACCTTTATGTTGGAGAGTTAACTGCATGGTTTTCGGTCACTATTGGGAATGTGACACATTCTGCACATGCTGCTTGCCAGAAAATTGAAGACGATGAAAATTGTGGCTCATATTTGAATGATCAGGATTGGATAATTGTCAGGTCTTTTTCTCCACCCGGTTTACCAATCCTACAGGTAAGGCCATCTGGCATCTGGGAAATAGGCCCTGGGAAAAGTGAAAGCATTATTGAATTTAATCCTTTGTTGCCCGCAGAAGGGGGGATTTTTGGGGCTATCTGTGTAAGTCTATGGAATTTGTCACATGATCAGGTTCAGAAAATTATTGTTCCTTTTGAGGCAGAGACGTCTGGTAGAGTCTTCTATACTGATTGTTTAGGTTCTTTGTGTGTATCACTAGAGTCCCTTGTGCTTCACGGTAATGAGGAACCAAGAGTTTTTTCTGTTTCACTGAAAAATGATGCTTCACATTTGCTAAAGGTGACCAAAATTAGGGAGGTTACTGAAGGTCAAAAGCATTTTTACATCAAGTATGCACAAGGATTGGTACTTTTCTCTCAGACTGTTACAcgaattgcaaatgtcatttataGTCTACACACTTCACCGGAGAATGCTGCAGATGAAATCTCAATGATTGGATCCAACTGCAAGCTGCTTATAGTGACAAATGCTTCTGTTAACCCAGAGATTGAGATCCCCTGCAAAGCTATATTTGAAGCATTCTCTATACATCAGATTGAGACAACTGCCAGTGCCTTTGATAATTTCCACAGTATAATCAATTGTGGCAATTCAGGCTTTGCTGGTTCAAGAGCTCAGACTTTCAGCAACTTGATTCATTCACAATCATTAATAAAG GGCTCAGATATTGCAAAAGCAGATGAATGTATTTTAAACAACTGGATATCACAAAGAACAGCAATAGGCATGTCTGTCCTCGGGGATACtgaaattttgtttccaatTGTCCATGTGGGAGCACACTGTTCAAAATGGATCACTGTGAAAAATCCAAGTCAAAAGCCTGTTGTTATGCAGCTTGTGTTGAACTCAGGAGTAATCATTGATCAGTGCACAGGCATTGATGACCTATTACAACATGCCTTGGCAAGTAGTTCAACCAAATATGAAGCTTCAACAAAAAGTGATGGTTTTTTCATATCTGAGGTTGGGATAAGTGAAGCATATGTTTATCCTAATGAAAGTGCACTTCTTGGGCCTATTTCATTTCGACCATCAAACCATTGTGTCTGGAGAAGCTCTGTGCTGATTAGAAACAACCTCACGGGGACTGAATGGCTTCCATTACATGGTTCTGGAGGGTTAGCTTCCCTTGTATTGCTTGAAGGATCAAAACCTGTTCAGAGCCTGGAGTTTGACTTTGGGTATCCTCTTTCTCTTAATGTGTCACCTTCTGAAAAATTGCTTGACATGAAATCCACCAGTGCCACTTGTGCAAGGCCACTTCTGAAGGTAttatatgcaaaaaatgcaGGAGATATGCCACTGGAAGTTACACGGATTGATATTTCAGGAACTGGCTGTGGATCAGATGGATTTACAGTAGACACATGTGAGGGTTTCACTCTTCAGCCTGGCGAAACAATGAGGCTTCTTGTTTCATATCAGACAGACTTTTCTGCATCAGTGGTTCACAGGGACCTTGAACTTGCTTATTCAACTGGAGTCCTTGTGATCCCCATGAGAGCAACCTTTCCTGCTTATATGCTTAGCCTTTGTAGAAGATCGTTCTTCTGGATGCTTTTGCAAAAGGTGTCTCTTGTGGTTCTGGTTGCAGCCTCCGCAACCTTCTTGGTCTTCTTCCGCATCGTTCCACAAGCTACTACCTCAGAAGGGGATGAATGCTTGGGCAAGTATGCAAAACGGGCTATTTCTTCACTTACCAAGATTGGTAAAGCTGCTGATTCACATCAGGGTCAGAGGAGTTTCag GTTAACCAACCCACCTGCTTCAACTATAGAGTTTGACCATCACGACGACACATATAAAAGCCAAGAGTCTGAAACTGTATCCTTTCAAAATGTGAGATGGATACAGGATAACATTGTGAGCTCTTTTTCATTACCGTCCTACTGTGATAATGACAATAATACTCGGTCATCCTCATCGAATTCAACAAGCAAATCAAAATGCATAGTGGAGAGCTCAGGGTTAGCTGAATCATCACCCAAGGGTAACCTTACAGTTAAGACAGAGACAGGAAGAGGCAAgcgaaggaaaagaagaggcGCTGCACTAGCAGGAAAACAGGAGGTTTCTAGTAGCCAGAGTGGCAACTCCACTCCATCTTCACCGGTGTCTCCACTTGCACCTTTTACATCATCTTGTCCAGGTAGCCCGCTTATTAAAGGGTCATCTAGCCTTGATGTGCGTGCAGCTGAGATGCCTGCTTATGCTCTCACCGAGACATCACTCGCAGATTCTGGTAACATAGAACCAAAGCCAGACAAGTTTTGTGGACAGACTGTGTTACCATCCAAGCAAATCACAGAAAATACCAGTCCTGAGCTGCCTTGCTTGAGTA